taagcttaaataagtctttaaatgtatattgtttttataataattcttagaaaatattaaatattaatgcataaataagtattgatgcaaattttaaagtataatataaaactatgcgtaattaaattgttatatttacattttagataggagagataagggaattatacttttttaagacaaggatgtagccatatcatatttatttattctacatattttaattatattttatattttctaccaTTAAAACCTTCAAtccatgtatatatattgaaattaatcattaaaaatggcttagaattattttctaaatatatagtttgcttttatattttataataaactatatttagttttataatgaaaaacgatacaattattaatattaattttcttGGTAGTGTTAACTCTAATATTATCGCATTAAAGATtacttaaataaatattataatatttcatttgatcttgcatatatacaattttagtCTTATCACGcctttaataatatacataatgGATTTATATCTATGTAGTgtatcaaataaaataatatattaatataatattatttttgttggTACTAATGCTATATCACAGTATAGTACAACGGAATAATTAATGCGCTTAATAAAAGTGCTTTAAAtcaatgtataatatttcatcgtttcataatttttaaattaagtATTTTATAACATATGTTATTTcgcaataacaatatatttaaattacatatttgtgaatttgtatatatataataacctaataaaaatattattagttcaaattaaattaattattacatactttttctatatactttgcattaatatataattgtatatatttcacaaatttaacatatttcagtTTTAGTCATTGatatgttattatatatattgaacaataacgttaattttatataccaagtttttataagtattatagcaaactataacattaaattttgttAACATTCTTATATGTAATtatattaactattttaaatgtaatatattttatacattttataattcatatatcCTTAAAACTATGGAGTTTAAAATGTAATAGcgattaatataatattatatctttatgcgaaataaattaatgtataaataactatttctataattttaatttaaaactttagcataaattatactatatataatcgaaagttaaaaggatagtatgcctatatctataatgtagttatttattaatatgcatatttttattgtattattaaaaatggtatatgcataaaatgccttTGATAGATATCGTTGTATTGTCGAAtttcgatcgatattttatgaatctatattttatgattatctattatatattagtattatgtttaattaatattaattatatacatattaacttgaatgtatattatattgtagaCAATCATTACAATGAGtctaattatatattatagcctcatatataatattactatATTGTCTGGTtggaattttataatttaaaccaAAATAATAGCGGCGCaaataataacatttattaaataaatattttcacaaaatatagaaatggattatatattatgatatacataatttaatGTAACTCTGAATCAgcaagttttatataatagataacaAGGGTTCTTATCTATAGTTAGCCAAAAATAGCAATAAACTATATAATGagaagttataatatttccaaatttaatatatatgaacaaattaTGTAGAGAATTATAACTTGTGGAAAATATGTTATTCGAcccctttcatattaatggttATGTCCTTTGGGgtccatatttatatttcatcTCGAGACTAAGCATACGAGGATactctatatatataatcaacaTGTATAGACCccacatattataaaaaattaaattacaaTATACCTCGACCCCTAGCTCAAAACACAGATTAGTGAACAAAATTATAACCCATAAGCATGACCTTGACCCATAATATATGAACACCTCTACATCAAGGatattagaattaaaaactaaattaattatatatatttattgaatTTGAAACTTTgtgtttcattattttatttatttttattttttaaaattatatatatatatatatatatatatatatatattatgttttacTATTAAAAGggaatttataatttgtattcatttataaaaaagcATGGGCACCAATATTATTACCCAAAATAATtcttataaaattaacaatttttcTAGAAAAATGTAATTTAGTGAAGTTTGTattaaaagtaataaaaaaatcacaAATTGTGCGATTctcataatataaattttagcatactattattatgataatataaaaaatattgttattatagtagtattagtaatatataaaattaattatatttctcagattaaattaattattttaatatttaaaaatagatatacatgttttatataaaaaacgGTGCATTATCAAAGAAATTTTGTAAAACAAATAGAAGAAAATaggaaaataattattttaatataattattaatgtaagtatatataattaaattgaaactaatatatatatatttttattattttcttacttttatatttatatttatatttaaatgatttattttctattagGTAAAAACAacattgtttttttctattatatataaatataagtatatatgtaGTTCCATACGTAACGGGatgttttataaattttaatttgaGTTTAgtcaattataaaaatataaaacttatGTATTCGTAATTCtatatgttaaaaatatcatttatataatataattaaaattatttatttttagatattataatattatgaatAATAGTATTTTGAtgttcattatttatgaaaCCTTCTATTATTGACATTATCTTGTgattgaattatttaaataaaaatacattaaacttataaatctgataaaatattcattttatcttttaaataatagtTGTTTGTACTTGATTAGAAAAAGTTATTTGcttcaattttaattatacttGTCCAGGTTTTCgagttattaatttttaactaaaaaatactgatatatattttaatattttgtttgcaAAGttcaaaaatgaataaactttgtattcaaattgttttatttcttttaagcATCTCCGTATGCGTGAATACTAAACCCCTTGCAACTGAACCTgctccaaaaaaaaatacaaaactcaaatcaaaaaaaaatacagaacccaaatcaaaaaaaaatatagaaccCAAACCAGAAAAACTTTGTCCTACGTAAGAAAATACaacaacatatatatattacatatttcaTTATGAACATATTAAATGTACGTGTTTGCAacaatgttataatataaatacaataactttatttttgtacGCATAAACAATATATCCATTTTGATCAATGATAGTCCagaagaaatatatgaaaaaaacaagcACTTATTATGTAACAATCCcgaagaaattaaaaatgcaGAAAAACTTATGAACGATGCTTTAGAAGGTTTAAAATATCATgctacaaataaatatggtTATATTTTCTATGGAGCATATAGTCATTATAACATGTTgtcttataaaaaattatatcacGATTTTACATGTATTGAAAAAGTTGAATATACAATTAATGATCCAAATAAGGTATCAattaaaaaacaacattAAAAGTTGTAAACcaaattgaaattaaaaaataattacaatatatatatatatttatctttatttccattagtataataaaataataaacaagttATGGGATCCAGATagtaaaaattttttatataaaggCTCGGTTAAAAGTatacaaaacataaataattaggaaaattaaaataatattgttactatttattcGACATTTCGTGATTTATTATTGCCATTGTTATATTATACTATTTATTCTTTCCCACATCTTCAAACTCATGATATTTTAATTACATCTAtggaattttataatatgattCTTAGGAAAAATTACCCGTGTGTACACTCCAAATTTAGTAATTATACAACAACGTTACAAAAATCGTCGTTTGGAGCGtcagaaatatttttatgctttaGCTGCAAAATTTGAAGTAAGGAAAACTTTCCTCTTCTATTTCGttataaatcatatttttcatattattcaaatacaattttattaattttgtagataTCAGAAGACAAAACTATAATTGTCATGACTTCggcaaatataaatgatcacAACAGTAAAAATAAGAAACCCTTTGAAAacacaataataaaaagcgCAAATTTATTCAAAACTAACATTGATTCTGAAGATGATATtagaaaaggaaaattaaaaaaaacaattgtTAACATAGCTGGATacatcattaaaaaaaaagacaaatatCTTGATATCACCTATGTCGAATCTGTAATcaatatacaaattttagaAACATAATAGTTTATTTCAAAAAttgctaaaaaaaaattattttaaataaatgtacacatttataatatatactataacttgaaaaaaatttagcattttatatattcatccatttatgttttttttcttagatTGATCGCTATGTTCCCAATTGGCTAAACCGCATTATTATAGAAGCTTCAAAATGTTGTTCCCCtcataaataaacatatactTCATATACATTTTTCACCGCCTAACATTAGaaaatttatgttaataaaacgATTTGTTTACATGCATAATAATGctttaaattatcatcataaaatgttcttttgttttaagaatgtttttatatatattatttgtttgtcttttaatattcgaatgtttttatatatattatttgtttgtcttttaatattagaatgtttttatatatattatttgtttatatcttttaatattaggctgtctatacatattaattttgtaaataCTACAAATATAACtgttataacttatgaatatattttatttatgatatTCCTTTCATTTAATGATTGTCACCCTTTTGGGTTGCATATTTGAACTCCACCTCGTGATTAAAAATACGGaatggtacatatatttaattagtgtctaaattataaaaaattaaataaagatataatacttaaccctaacccacaatataaaaactatataaaaattatgcaaaaattacttcccgatagacagtttcttaaaatatttaaatcattattactattcctgaaatagaCATTCTCTTCGAATCACATATTAATGATCCAtttctttctttatttttttagcttttctcttaaatgtttttgagatcgtttccgaaatccaaataacgaatactaatataaaatattaagaaGCGTATGATTTGTTTattaatgtttgcatatatataatggaaatatttttttaattctttattatttaccttataagaaattcccaaaaaaattgatattgcaccaaatatcgataaaactataattaatttgtttgctatcgacgaacttgatgatgtaacTTCAGATctttgttcataatttttttttggtattTCAGGAAGGGATGGAATATCCATACAATTAACACCATTACATtcctttttataattatcataatcatttgataatgtagacaatatTTGGCTATATAAACTACCCTCAGTATTATTAGAATCTCCATtaagtttttcatattttttaacaaattcttgagctttttctatataatttttgcaaTCTGGATTGTTTGCATCAAATTCAGTATGCATgctacataataatttaaatggatcataaaaattagacaTAATGTTCATATCCatatttatgaaatattCGTTTTTTTCTATGAACTCCTTAAAATTCTTATAGCccgttttattttttaatgtatcACTACAATTTATACCACTTTTTTTACAGTTAGTAGAATCCGtatgattttttatatatttagtaTAAAAATCTTTTAATGTGGTGATACCTACATCTGATATTTttagtttataacttaaccatatcataatgtatataataataattttaagcTGTTCTTTATTTAAACTATTAACCTTATTAGAAATAATTTGATTAAATAACCATAGGCATGcagcatttattttatcgagCTCAGTCTTACATTCTTGTATGTTTCCTGAATCTCCATTAGAGCAGTAATCCTTAATAGTCCCTAAAGCATAAAAATTGGTTGTTTTAGATTTGTCTAATTCATCGGGATAATATGTCCTTAATGTACTAAACCTTatacactaagaaaacatttaaaaaaatataataaaagtatatgTTAATGAAACTATTATAAAATCAAATTTAATGAAATTTATAGCTAGTATAAAATCGAAAAATATAAGGAAaagcaaattttattaaaaatccATATACCAGGAAATGATCCATTGtagttttattttgtttataatatgaaattatgtaacatcatattatttacgCTTAATAAATGACGAAATAATTGAaccataatatataattgtctGTGGTTAAACCTGtcattattattcttaatatcaatttaaatataatatagaacaatatatatgtttatggTAGTTAGGTAAATTGCTTTATTTTGGGGgttgtttaatacattttttatcatatgtatatataatacaattttgcaTAAATTTTTATCCTTAATAACATTCATATGG
This sequence is a window from Plasmodium yoelii strain 17X genome assembly, chromosome: 1. Protein-coding genes within it:
- a CDS encoding PIR protein, whose protein sequence is MDHFLCIRFSTLRTYYPDELDKSKTTNFYALGTIKDYCSNGDSGNIQECKTELDKINAACLWLFNQIISNKVNSLNKEQLKIIIIYIMIWLSYKLKISDVGITTLKDFYTKYIKNHTDSTNCKKSGINCSDTLKNKTGYKNFKEFIEKNEYFINMDMNIMSNFYDPFKLLCSMHTEFDANNPDCKNYIEKAQEFVKKYEKLNGDSNNTEGSLYSQILSTLSNDYDNYKKECNGVNCMDIPSLPEIPKKNYEQRSEVTSSSSSIANKLIIVLSIFGAISIFLGISYKYSLFGFRKRSQKHLREKLKK
- a CDS encoding fam-a protein — its product is MNKLCIQIVLFLLSISVCVNTKPLATEPAPKKNTKLKSKKNTEPKSKKNIEPKPEKLCPTPEEIYEKNKHLLCNNPEEIKNAEKLMNDALEGLKYHATNKYGYIFYGAYSHYNMLSYKKLYHDFTCIEKVEYTINDPNKYNKIINKLWDPDSKNFLYKGSVKRKITRVYTPNLVIIQQRYKNRRLERQKYFYALAAKFEISEDKTIIVMTSANINDHNSKNKKPFENTIIKSANLFKTNIDSEDDIRKGKLKKTIVNIAGYIIKKKDKYLDITYVESIDRYVPNWLNRIIIEASKCCSPHK